In the genome of Oxalobacter aliiformigenes, one region contains:
- a CDS encoding MarC family protein: MHLGFVIKKTLTLLALVDPFMAIPLFVCATAGLDVRFRDKYSRQLGITVALSLLIGGLFGLHLLDFMGVSLASIQIGGGAIMFIVSLAMVVAKEETIKYTPRESEEAAAGPSIVPLGIPLLAGPAALSYVMATSQITRPEDLLSVILPPVAVGIVTWLCFRFVGRGGRILTPSALKVIERLAGFLLTAISVEMMVSGFRHVFPGLST, encoded by the coding sequence ATGCATCTGGGTTTTGTTATCAAGAAGACGTTGACGCTTCTGGCGCTGGTCGATCCGTTCATGGCCATTCCATTGTTCGTTTGCGCAACGGCCGGGCTCGATGTCCGGTTCCGGGACAAATACAGTCGCCAGCTTGGCATCACTGTGGCCCTGTCGCTTTTGATTGGCGGACTGTTCGGATTGCATCTGCTCGATTTCATGGGGGTTTCGCTGGCATCGATCCAGATAGGGGGTGGAGCCATCATGTTCATTGTGTCGCTGGCCATGGTCGTTGCCAAGGAAGAAACCATAAAATATACGCCGCGTGAATCGGAAGAAGCGGCGGCGGGCCCATCCATCGTTCCGCTGGGGATTCCCTTACTGGCAGGGCCGGCAGCTCTTTCTTATGTCATGGCAACCTCACAGATAACCCGGCCGGAAGATTTGTTGTCTGTTATTCTGCCGCCGGTTGCTGTCGGGATCGTTACCTGGCTGTGTTTCCGGTTTGTCGGGCGGGGAGGACGTATTCTCACTCCTTCGGCACTGAAGGTCATCGAACGGCTGGCAGGTTTTCTGTTGACAGCGATTTCCGTGGAAATGATGGTATCCGGATTCCGGCATGTTTTTCCGGGACTGTCCACTTGA
- the mfd gene encoding transcription-repair coupling factor → MPFDLKKFLPRPGQRFALPPLHGSADALVLAKAAHELKSRQQMLVTIVANASDARRLLEEIPWFDSETDEPLRCHLLPDWETLPYDSFSPHQDLVSQRLATLYEVHNGRCDVLIVPASTALLRIAPPSFLAAHTFFFKQGETLDEEKLRAQLTIAGYNHVSQVMSPGEYSVRGGLIDLFPMGSNLPYRIDLFGDTIETIRTFDADTQRSLYPVREIRMLPGREFPMDEQSRAFFRSRWREVFEGDPTLSVIYRDIASGIASAGIEYYLPLFFEETATLFHYLPENAIFALIGNTSETFQRFWADTQSRYNFLKSDRERPLLPPEKLFLSSEDFFVLAQPFGRWVITSDDAPSELSAPIPDVTVNRRADDPLASLRSYIERAGKRVLICAESPGRRETMQQLFNEYDLKVTACTGFADFITHTETVMFCVAPLQKGFALGYVFGDLAFVTETELYANSGRRTARRKTDANFHIESIVRDLSELKIGDPVVHAHHGIGRYRGLATVDLGEGETEFLHLQYAHDAKLYVPVSQLHVISRYAGTSPEDAPLHTLGSGQWEKARQKAAQKIHDTAAELLDLYARRSMRKGFAFPLTKNDYEAFADSFGFEETPDQAAAIAAVMEDMTSDKPMDRLICGDVGFGKTEVALRAAFIAVMGGKQVALLAPTTLLAEQHAQTFRDRFADWPVRISELSRFRTQKQVNQTVQGLEDGSVDIVIGTHKLLSKDVSFKRLGLVIIDEEHRFGVRQKEALKTIRAEVDVLTLTATPIPRTLGMALDGLRSFSIIATAPQKRLAIKTFVRSENDSVIREACLRELKRGGQVYFLHNEVETIENRRIMLENLLPEARIGVAHGQMHERELEKVMRDFVAHRYNILLCTTIIETGIDVPNANTMVMHRADKFGLAQLHQLRGRIGRSHHQAYAYLLVNDIQTLSKQAQRRLEAIRQMEELGSGFFLAMHDLEIRGAGEVLGEEQSGEMVEIGFQMYSDMLKEAVRAMKKGEEPDYDAPFTTTTEINLHTPALLPADYCPGVNERLSLYKRFANCETPEQVNDLQEELIDRFGKLPEAAQALVETHRLRLLAKTVGIVKIDAHTEAAVMQFLPNPPIDAIRIIELIQKNKNIRLNGPEKLRITAKMPNLDARVAQIKSTIRSLTAKK, encoded by the coding sequence ATGCCCTTCGATCTCAAGAAATTTCTTCCCCGTCCCGGACAACGTTTCGCCTTGCCGCCCCTGCATGGTTCGGCAGACGCGCTTGTACTTGCAAAAGCCGCGCATGAACTGAAATCACGACAGCAAATGCTGGTCACCATTGTTGCCAATGCCTCGGATGCCCGGCGTCTCCTTGAAGAAATTCCCTGGTTCGACAGTGAAACGGACGAGCCGCTACGCTGCCATCTTCTTCCCGACTGGGAAACCCTGCCATACGATTCCTTTTCCCCTCATCAGGATCTCGTTTCCCAACGGCTGGCGACCCTCTACGAAGTACACAACGGACGTTGCGATGTTCTCATCGTTCCGGCATCCACCGCCCTGTTGCGTATCGCACCGCCTTCCTTTCTGGCTGCCCACACGTTCTTTTTCAAACAGGGAGAAACCCTCGATGAAGAAAAGCTGAGAGCGCAATTGACCATTGCCGGATACAATCATGTCTCGCAAGTCATGTCACCCGGCGAATATTCCGTCCGTGGCGGACTGATCGATCTTTTTCCCATGGGATCGAACCTGCCTTACCGCATCGATCTCTTCGGGGATACGATCGAAACCATCCGCACGTTCGACGCTGACACCCAGCGTTCGCTCTATCCGGTCAGGGAAATCCGCATGTTGCCCGGCAGGGAATTTCCAATGGACGAGCAATCGCGGGCTTTTTTCAGGAGCCGATGGCGTGAAGTATTCGAAGGCGATCCGACTCTTTCAGTCATTTATCGTGATATCGCCAGTGGTATCGCCTCGGCCGGTATCGAATATTACCTGCCGCTTTTCTTCGAGGAAACGGCCACACTTTTCCACTATCTTCCCGAAAACGCCATTTTCGCACTCATCGGCAATACCAGCGAAACCTTCCAGCGATTCTGGGCCGATACGCAGTCACGGTATAATTTCCTCAAATCCGACCGGGAACGACCGCTGCTGCCCCCGGAAAAACTGTTTTTAAGCAGCGAGGACTTTTTCGTTCTGGCGCAACCTTTCGGCCGGTGGGTCATCACTTCTGACGACGCCCCATCCGAACTGTCCGCTCCGATTCCCGATGTTACCGTGAACCGCCGTGCCGATGATCCGCTTGCCAGTCTCAGAAGCTACATCGAACGTGCAGGAAAACGTGTATTGATCTGTGCCGAATCGCCAGGGCGCCGCGAAACGATGCAGCAGCTTTTCAATGAATACGATCTCAAGGTTACGGCCTGCACAGGATTCGCCGATTTCATCACGCATACGGAAACGGTCATGTTCTGCGTTGCCCCGCTCCAGAAAGGTTTTGCGCTCGGCTATGTTTTCGGTGATCTTGCCTTTGTCACGGAAACGGAACTGTATGCGAACTCGGGACGACGGACCGCCCGCAGGAAAACCGACGCGAATTTCCACATCGAATCCATTGTCCGCGATCTTTCCGAACTGAAAATCGGCGATCCGGTTGTGCATGCCCATCACGGTATCGGTCGTTACCGCGGTCTGGCAACCGTCGATCTCGGAGAAGGCGAAACGGAATTCCTGCATTTGCAATATGCACATGACGCCAAACTGTACGTTCCGGTTTCCCAGCTGCATGTGATTTCGCGTTACGCCGGTACTTCGCCTGAAGACGCGCCTTTGCACACGCTCGGATCGGGCCAGTGGGAAAAAGCCCGCCAGAAAGCCGCACAGAAAATTCATGATACTGCCGCGGAACTGCTGGATTTGTACGCACGGCGTTCCATGCGAAAAGGATTCGCTTTTCCATTGACGAAAAACGACTATGAAGCCTTTGCCGACAGCTTCGGATTCGAGGAAACCCCCGATCAGGCCGCGGCGATTGCTGCCGTCATGGAAGATATGACATCGGACAAACCGATGGACAGACTGATATGTGGTGACGTCGGTTTCGGCAAAACCGAAGTGGCGCTGCGAGCCGCTTTCATTGCCGTCATGGGCGGAAAACAGGTTGCCCTTCTGGCTCCCACTACCTTGCTGGCCGAACAGCATGCCCAGACATTCAGGGACCGTTTCGCCGACTGGCCGGTCCGTATATCCGAACTTTCCCGCTTCCGTACACAGAAACAGGTGAACCAGACCGTCCAGGGACTGGAAGACGGTTCGGTCGACATCGTTATCGGTACCCACAAGCTCCTGTCAAAAGACGTATCGTTCAAACGCCTCGGACTGGTTATCATCGATGAGGAACACCGCTTCGGTGTCCGGCAGAAAGAAGCCCTGAAAACCATCCGTGCCGAAGTGGATGTTCTGACTCTCACAGCCACACCGATTCCACGAACACTCGGTATGGCACTGGATGGTTTGCGCAGCTTCTCGATCATCGCCACCGCTCCCCAGAAACGGCTGGCCATCAAGACTTTTGTCCGGTCCGAAAACGATTCGGTCATACGTGAAGCCTGTCTGCGCGAACTCAAACGCGGAGGACAGGTTTACTTCCTGCACAATGAAGTGGAAACGATCGAGAACCGCCGCATCATGCTGGAAAATCTGCTGCCCGAAGCCCGTATCGGTGTTGCGCATGGCCAGATGCATGAACGGGAACTGGAAAAGGTCATGCGGGACTTCGTGGCACACCGGTACAACATTCTGTTGTGCACCACGATCATCGAAACCGGTATCGACGTTCCAAACGCCAATACCATGGTCATGCATCGTGCCGACAAGTTCGGACTGGCGCAATTGCACCAGTTGCGTGGCCGTATCGGACGTTCCCACCATCAGGCCTATGCCTATCTGCTCGTCAACGACATACAGACACTTTCAAAACAGGCACAACGCCGGCTGGAAGCCATCCGGCAAATGGAAGAACTGGGCAGCGGTTTCTTTCTGGCCATGCATGATCTCGAAATCCGGGGAGCCGGCGAGGTACTTGGAGAAGAACAATCCGGAGAAATGGTCGAAATCGGTTTCCAGATGTACTCCGACATGCTGAAAGAAGCGGTACGTGCCATGAAAAAAGGCGAGGAACCCGATTATGACGCGCCTTTCACAACGACAACGGAAATCAATCTTCACACACCCGCTCTGTTACCGGCCGACTATTGTCCCGGTGTGAATGAACGTTTGTCCCTGTATAAACGCTTCGCCAACTGCGAAACACCCGAACAGGTCAATGACTTGCAGGAAGAGCTGATTGACCGATTCGGAAAACTGCCGGAAGCGGCACAGGCTCTTGTCGAAACCCACCGGCTCCGTCTGCTCGCCAAAACGGTCGGTATCGTCAAAATCGACGCCCACACGGAAGCTGCCGTCATGCAATTCCTGCCGAATCCTCCCATTGATGCCATACGTATTATCGAACTGATTCAGAAAAACAAAAACATTCGGCTAAACGGACCGGAAAAATTGAGAATCACCGCAAAAATGCCGAATCTGGACGCACGAGTCGCCCAGATCAAATCGACCATCCGGTCTCTGACCGCCAAAAAATAG
- the ubiV gene encoding ubiquinone anaerobic biosynthesis protein UbiV — protein MRLALGPVQYYWPKDKLVTFYREVADMPVDIVYLGETVCARRHELREDDWLSIASDLASTGKEVVLSTQVLLESGAHLQAMHRIAGNGLHLVEANDMGAVGQMEGKSPFVAGPHLNLYNPDALRFMASLGAFRWVMPLEMSCGSLGKMMESLPENMQTEVFVYGRLPLAFSARCFTARYHNLQKDSCGFKCLDYPDGLKVHTREEQSFLVFNGIQTQSAKVYNLILEIPLLQKMKVDVLRISPQSEHTGEIVRLFHEVMGTGLPATEGLQRMGNFMPEQSCNGYWHGKPGMEWY, from the coding sequence TTGAGACTGGCTCTGGGTCCTGTTCAGTATTACTGGCCTAAAGACAAACTTGTCACGTTTTATCGGGAAGTAGCCGATATGCCGGTAGATATCGTCTATCTGGGAGAAACGGTTTGCGCGCGCCGGCATGAATTGCGTGAAGATGACTGGTTGTCGATAGCTTCCGATCTCGCCAGCACGGGAAAAGAAGTTGTCTTGTCGACACAGGTTCTTCTCGAGTCGGGAGCTCATTTGCAGGCCATGCATCGGATAGCCGGAAACGGTCTTCACCTTGTCGAAGCCAACGATATGGGGGCTGTCGGTCAGATGGAAGGCAAAAGTCCGTTTGTAGCCGGTCCTCACCTGAATTTATACAATCCGGATGCCTTGCGGTTCATGGCATCTCTGGGCGCTTTCAGGTGGGTTATGCCACTGGAAATGAGTTGCGGAAGTCTGGGGAAAATGATGGAATCGTTGCCGGAGAACATGCAGACCGAAGTATTCGTTTACGGACGGTTGCCGCTGGCGTTTTCCGCCCGGTGTTTTACGGCACGTTATCATAATCTGCAAAAAGATTCATGCGGATTCAAATGTCTGGATTATCCCGACGGACTGAAGGTGCACACACGTGAAGAGCAGTCTTTCCTGGTTTTCAACGGGATACAGACCCAATCTGCAAAAGTCTATAATCTCATTCTCGAAATACCGCTGTTGCAGAAGATGAAAGTCGATGTGTTGAGAATTTCGCCACAGTCGGAACATACCGGCGAAATCGTCCGGCTTTTCCATGAGGTGATGGGTACGGGATTGCCAGCAACAGAAGGATTGCAAAGGATGGGAAATTTCATGCCGGAACAGTCATGTAACGGTTATTGGCATGGCAAACCCGGCATGGAATGGTACTGA
- the lolA gene encoding outer membrane lipoprotein chaperone LolA, with the protein MRSCLFKTVCTLLLAATPFLAQATALDQLKNFSTNARSARGEFSQAQVKTGEKIRFTNTTSGTFLFSRPGKFIWTYSKPYEQVLQADGTRLYMYDKDLNQVTIKKLGDALGSSPAAILFGSNNLEKSFSLKNIGAHNGYEWVEVVPKTKDTPFEKINIGMKDGLPQAMELYDSLGQLTLIKFTKFTKNPPVNAGTFRFVVPKGADVFEN; encoded by the coding sequence ATGCGATCCTGTCTCTTTAAAACCGTCTGTACATTGCTGTTGGCTGCCACCCCCTTTCTTGCGCAGGCAACCGCACTGGACCAGTTGAAAAACTTCTCGACAAATGCACGCTCAGCCAGAGGAGAGTTCAGCCAGGCCCAGGTCAAAACCGGAGAAAAAATCCGCTTCACCAACACGACTTCCGGAACGTTTCTTTTTTCGCGTCCGGGCAAATTCATCTGGACTTACAGCAAACCTTATGAACAGGTATTGCAGGCAGACGGTACCCGGCTGTACATGTACGACAAGGACCTGAATCAGGTCACCATCAAAAAACTGGGTGACGCTCTCGGTTCCAGTCCCGCCGCCATTCTTTTCGGAAGCAATAATCTCGAGAAAAGTTTTTCGCTAAAAAATATCGGCGCCCATAATGGCTATGAATGGGTTGAAGTCGTTCCGAAAACGAAAGACACTCCTTTCGAAAAAATCAATATCGGCATGAAAGACGGGCTTCCGCAAGCCATGGAACTGTACGACTCACTCGGTCAGCTGACACTGATCAAATTCACGAAATTCACGAAAAACCCGCCCGTCAATGCCGGAACATTCCGGTTTGTCGTCCCCAAAGGAGCGGACGTTTTCGAAAACTGA
- the ispD gene encoding 2-C-methyl-D-erythritol 4-phosphate cytidylyltransferase: MKTSCPKQYLELLGKPVLWHCVEAFLACEEIGRVCVVVSPTDIWLDRIRALHPLRDDGRVCFLRCGGMTRRETVLNGLDAMCHEWAPDDRVLVHDAARPGLTPELIRRLVDTVAVSPDGGILALPVADTVKRRKDDRVETISREGLWLAQTPQMFPCALLREALAKYEQVTDEAGAVEAMGMNPLLVEGHLCNTKITRPSDLALVEMLMKAGKGR; encoded by the coding sequence ATGAAGACCTCCTGTCCGAAGCAGTATCTGGAACTGCTCGGCAAGCCGGTTTTGTGGCATTGTGTGGAAGCGTTTCTTGCATGTGAAGAAATCGGGCGTGTCTGCGTCGTCGTCAGCCCGACGGATATCTGGCTGGACCGGATACGGGCTTTACATCCTCTCCGGGATGACGGGCGTGTCTGCTTTTTGCGGTGCGGCGGCATGACCCGCCGGGAGACGGTTCTTAATGGACTGGATGCCATGTGTCATGAGTGGGCACCGGATGACAGGGTGCTTGTACACGATGCGGCACGTCCGGGGCTGACACCGGAGCTGATCCGGCGGCTGGTTGATACGGTTGCGGTCAGCCCTGATGGAGGCATTCTGGCCTTGCCTGTTGCCGATACCGTCAAAAGACGGAAAGATGACCGGGTGGAAACAATATCCCGTGAAGGCCTTTGGCTGGCACAGACTCCCCAAATGTTTCCCTGTGCCCTTTTGCGGGAAGCGCTTGCGAAATATGAACAGGTAACTGATGAGGCAGGAGCGGTGGAGGCGATGGGAATGAATCCGCTGCTGGTGGAGGGACATCTGTGCAATACCAAAATTACCCGTCCTTCCGATCTGGCGCTTGTCGAAATGTTGATGAAAGCAGGGAAGGGCAGATGA
- the ubiT gene encoding ubiquinone anaerobic biosynthesis accessory factor UbiT: MNEQKNETNRYSIPEPVGKLMTFLPSWPGSLLFVSALNAVLKPRLPADVGEAIAGKQLRLTMTDAHLDFNFVWTKGGFVAGWGNVEPDLTISASVYDFYLLSKREEDPDTLFFSRRLVMEGDTELGLLLKNTLDAMELNVFELMKTLPVKKILSLIPGYKKEEA, from the coding sequence ATGAACGAACAGAAAAACGAAACAAACCGTTACAGCATTCCCGAACCGGTCGGGAAGTTGATGACTTTTTTGCCGTCATGGCCCGGCTCGCTGCTTTTCGTTTCGGCACTGAATGCCGTTCTGAAACCCCGTTTGCCGGCAGACGTCGGGGAAGCTATCGCAGGTAAACAGTTGCGTCTGACCATGACGGATGCACATCTTGATTTCAATTTTGTCTGGACAAAGGGCGGATTTGTTGCCGGATGGGGAAACGTCGAACCGGATTTGACGATTTCCGCCAGTGTCTATGATTTTTATTTGCTCTCGAAGCGTGAAGAAGATCCGGATACCCTTTTTTTCAGCCGGCGTCTTGTTATGGAAGGGGATACCGAGTTGGGGTTATTGCTGAAAAACACGCTGGATGCCATGGAACTGAATGTTTTCGAATTGATGAAAACCCTGCCGGTCAAAAAAATCCTTTCGCTGATACCGGGTTATAAAAAAGAAGAAGCCTGA
- a CDS encoding HlyD family secretion protein: protein MSAILRNKKLIIILVLVIIAAAIAWYFLKPAGTPAGLAYGNGRLEATETAVSTKVQGKLIEVYFREGADLKAGEVAAQLDDAQLKADIRAAEAAVEQAKETAKAAREDVKSAQSQQQLAGVTLKRTQELIKKGFISAAQLDKDVSSMRTANASLASARNRVSQADASIAEAVARVASLQSNLDDLTLRSPVDGRILYRLAEPGEVLSPGGRVFSILDLNDVYMYIYLSNNEAGSVELGSEARIVLDALPDQPIPCTVTYVSPRNQFTPKEVETRDEREKFMFRVKLKVDKDWLSRNANIAKPGMPGIGWVKTNPDAVWPANLQVK, encoded by the coding sequence ATGTCGGCCATTTTACGTAACAAAAAACTGATCATCATTCTGGTACTCGTCATCATTGCCGCCGCAATTGCATGGTATTTTCTGAAACCGGCCGGTACCCCCGCCGGCCTTGCTTACGGCAATGGCCGGCTGGAAGCGACGGAAACAGCCGTTTCCACCAAGGTACAGGGCAAACTGATCGAAGTGTACTTCCGCGAGGGAGCCGACCTGAAAGCCGGTGAGGTCGCCGCCCAGCTTGATGACGCCCAGCTCAAAGCCGACATCCGCGCAGCAGAAGCGGCAGTCGAACAGGCCAAAGAAACGGCAAAAGCCGCCCGTGAAGACGTCAAGAGTGCGCAAAGCCAGCAGCAACTGGCCGGTGTTACCCTGAAGCGGACCCAGGAACTGATCAAGAAAGGGTTCATATCGGCAGCCCAGCTGGACAAGGACGTCAGCTCGATGAGAACAGCCAATGCCAGCCTGGCGAGTGCCCGCAACCGTGTCTCACAGGCAGATGCCAGCATTGCAGAAGCGGTGGCACGGGTTGCTTCCCTTCAGAGCAATCTGGACGATTTGACATTGAGATCCCCGGTAGACGGACGTATCCTTTATCGCCTGGCCGAACCGGGAGAAGTGCTTTCACCCGGTGGCAGGGTCTTTTCGATTCTGGATCTGAACGACGTCTATATGTATATCTACCTTTCCAATAACGAAGCCGGCAGCGTCGAACTGGGAAGCGAAGCGCGGATCGTTCTGGATGCCCTGCCTGACCAGCCGATCCCCTGTACGGTAACATATGTGTCTCCACGCAACCAGTTCACTCCGAAAGAAGTCGAAACACGTGATGAACGTGAAAAATTCATGTTCCGTGTCAAACTGAAAGTCGACAAGGACTGGCTCTCGCGAAATGCCAATATCGCAAAACCCGGCATGCCCGGTATCGGCTGGGTCAAAACGAATCCGGATGCCGTCTGGCCCGCCAACCTGCAGGTAAAGTGA
- the ubiU gene encoding ubiquinone anaerobic biosynthesis protein UbiU, with the protein MELVCPAGSLPALKQAVDHGADCVYLGFRDATNARNFVGLNFDEKNLQEGISYAHRQGRKVLLALNTYPVPGSWDIWKGAVDRAARYGVDAMIVADPGLMRYACDHHPDLRLHLSVQGSATNYDAINFYARHFRIARVVLPRVLSIEQVELVVKNTDVEIEVFGFGSLCVMVEGRCALSSYVTGEAPNNSGVCSPAKAVRWVPTSEGLESRLNGVLIDRYTDNEKASYPTICKGRYEIGGENYYAIEEPASLNTLELLPRLKEMGVAAIKIEGRQRSPAYTAATTRVWREALDSCLGDTASYRVRPEWIEALGRLSEGQQQTLGAYYRSWK; encoded by the coding sequence ATGGAACTGGTATGTCCGGCAGGAAGCCTTCCCGCGCTGAAACAGGCGGTCGATCATGGTGCCGATTGTGTTTATCTCGGTTTCAGGGATGCAACGAATGCCCGCAATTTCGTCGGACTGAACTTTGATGAAAAGAATTTGCAGGAAGGTATTTCCTATGCCCACAGGCAGGGAAGAAAAGTCTTGCTGGCCTTGAATACTTATCCGGTTCCCGGTTCATGGGATATCTGGAAAGGTGCCGTGGACCGGGCGGCCCGTTATGGTGTGGATGCCATGATTGTGGCTGATCCGGGGCTGATGCGATATGCGTGCGATCACCATCCCGATTTGCGCTTGCATCTGTCGGTACAGGGGTCGGCAACCAATTACGATGCGATCAATTTCTATGCACGTCACTTTCGTATTGCCAGAGTCGTGTTGCCGCGTGTTCTTTCGATTGAACAGGTTGAATTGGTGGTCAAAAATACAGATGTCGAAATCGAGGTGTTCGGATTCGGCAGTCTGTGTGTCATGGTGGAGGGACGATGTGCCCTGTCTTCCTATGTGACGGGTGAGGCACCGAACAATAGCGGTGTCTGTTCGCCTGCCAAGGCGGTTCGTTGGGTGCCGACATCTGAAGGACTGGAGTCGAGACTGAACGGTGTTCTGATCGATCGGTATACGGACAATGAAAAGGCCAGTTATCCGACGATATGCAAAGGGCGTTATGAAATCGGGGGAGAAAATTATTACGCGATTGAGGAACCGGCCAGTCTGAATACGCTGGAATTGCTGCCGCGGCTGAAAGAAATGGGGGTTGCCGCGATCAAGATCGAGGGGCGTCAGCGAAGCCCTGCCTATACGGCAGCGACAACCCGTGTCTGGCGTGAGGCGCTGGACAGTTGTCTTGGCGACACGGCGTCCTACCGGGTCAGGCCGGAATGGATTGAAGCGCTGGGACGATTGTCCGAAGGCCAGCAACAAACGCTGGGTGCCTATTATCGCTCCTGGAAATAA